From Salvia splendens isolate huo1 chromosome 3, SspV2, whole genome shotgun sequence, a single genomic window includes:
- the LOC121794273 gene encoding pectin acetylesterase 11-like isoform X2: MAALLLPLTILSLVTAGIVAVHNVSISLLDSAVARGAVCLDGTPPAYAYSPGFGDGVDNWHVFLQGGGWCHNVDNCLDRTRDPKGSSAKLMTEQNGVVSFGGMLDANSTLNPDFYNWHVFKIFYCDGSSLMSDVEDVDPKHNLTYRGARIYDAMMDELLRIGMGNAKNALLSGTSAGGLATTLHCDKFQSLFHNTTKVKCVSDSGFFVHGEHFMGADWREAYFFSVISTHGLTNMLPTSCTSKFSSTLCLFPENLVPDIQTPLFLIESAFDKYQISNNVFSPSDASPRWINCTSNLIFCNWSEIKIMKDTHS, translated from the exons ATGGCTGCATTACTACTCCCACTTACTATCCTATCTTTGGTTACGGCCGGAATCGTAGCAGTCCACAACGTCTCCATCTCTCTGTTGGACTCCGCTGTAGCCAGAGGAGCTG TCTGTCTAGACGGCACCCCTCCTGCCTATGCTTATAGCCCAGGGTTCGGAGACGGAGTCGACAACTGGCACGTATTCCTACAG GGTGGTGGGTGGTGTCACAATGTAGATAACTGCCTCGATAGAACCAGAGATCCTAAAGGAAGTAGTGCTAAGCTTATGACGGAGCAGAATGGTGTCGTATCCTTTGGAGGGATGCTCGATGCCAATTCCACCTTGAATCCtg ATTTCTACAATTGGCACGTGTTCAAAATCTTCTACTGCGACGGCTCATCTTTGATGTCCGATGTTGAGGACGTAGACCCT AAGCACAACCTGACTTATAGAGGTGCGAGAATATACGATGCCATGATGGATGAGCTCCTACGAATCGGAATGGGAAATGCTAAAAAT gCTTTATTGTCAGGCACTTCGGCAGGTGGATTAGCCACTACTTTACACTGTGATAAGTTTCAATCGTTGTTTCACAACACAACTAAAGTGAAGTGCGTATCTGATTCAGGTTTTTTTGTTCATGG AGAGCATTTTATGGGAGCTGATTGGAGAGAAGCTTACTTCTTTAGTGTGATATCAACACAT GGTTTGACGAATATGTTACCCACATCATGCACATCCAAATTTAGCTCAACTCTG TGTTTATTTCCTGAAAATTTGGTCCCAGATATCCAAACCCCACTATTTTTAATTGAATCAGCATTTGACAAATATCAG ATCTCAAATAATGTGTTCTCTCCGAGTGATGCTAGCCCGAGATGGATCAATTGCACCAGTAACTTGATATTTTGCAATTGGAGTGAGATAAAAATCATGAAAG ataCACATTCATAA
- the LOC121794273 gene encoding pectin acetylesterase 11-like isoform X1, with the protein MAALLLPLTILSLVTAGIVAVHNVSISLLDSAVARGAVCLDGTPPAYAYSPGFGDGVDNWHVFLQGGGWCHNVDNCLDRTRDPKGSSAKLMTEQNGVVSFGGMLDANSTLNPDFYNWHVFKIFYCDGSSLMSDVEDVDPKHNLTYRGARIYDAMMDELLRIGMGNAKNALLSGTSAGGLATTLHCDKFQSLFHNTTKVKCVSDSGFFVHGEHFMGADWREAYFFSVISTHGLTNMLPTSCTSKFSSTLCLFPENLVPDIQTPLFLIESAFDKYQISNNVFSPSDASPRWINCTSNLIFCNWSEIKIMKDFRYTFINTLKSTIENSSSRRGYFVHSCYQHGHMEYVRGSTCSLFVGNGLANKTIAQAVGDWFFDRSEFQEMDMLNDLPRNCTGFDDQPTLEKKCRDHIHH; encoded by the exons ATGGCTGCATTACTACTCCCACTTACTATCCTATCTTTGGTTACGGCCGGAATCGTAGCAGTCCACAACGTCTCCATCTCTCTGTTGGACTCCGCTGTAGCCAGAGGAGCTG TCTGTCTAGACGGCACCCCTCCTGCCTATGCTTATAGCCCAGGGTTCGGAGACGGAGTCGACAACTGGCACGTATTCCTACAG GGTGGTGGGTGGTGTCACAATGTAGATAACTGCCTCGATAGAACCAGAGATCCTAAAGGAAGTAGTGCTAAGCTTATGACGGAGCAGAATGGTGTCGTATCCTTTGGAGGGATGCTCGATGCCAATTCCACCTTGAATCCtg ATTTCTACAATTGGCACGTGTTCAAAATCTTCTACTGCGACGGCTCATCTTTGATGTCCGATGTTGAGGACGTAGACCCT AAGCACAACCTGACTTATAGAGGTGCGAGAATATACGATGCCATGATGGATGAGCTCCTACGAATCGGAATGGGAAATGCTAAAAAT gCTTTATTGTCAGGCACTTCGGCAGGTGGATTAGCCACTACTTTACACTGTGATAAGTTTCAATCGTTGTTTCACAACACAACTAAAGTGAAGTGCGTATCTGATTCAGGTTTTTTTGTTCATGG AGAGCATTTTATGGGAGCTGATTGGAGAGAAGCTTACTTCTTTAGTGTGATATCAACACAT GGTTTGACGAATATGTTACCCACATCATGCACATCCAAATTTAGCTCAACTCTG TGTTTATTTCCTGAAAATTTGGTCCCAGATATCCAAACCCCACTATTTTTAATTGAATCAGCATTTGACAAATATCAG ATCTCAAATAATGTGTTCTCTCCGAGTGATGCTAGCCCGAGATGGATCAATTGCACCAGTAACTTGATATTTTGCAATTGGAGTGAGATAAAAATCATGAAAG attttagataCACATTCATAAATACGCTGAAAAGTACAATTGAGAATAGTTCCTCAAGGAGAGGCTATTTTGTACATAGTTGCTACCAACATGGCCATATGGAATACGTACGCGGTTCGACATGCTCATTGTTTGTTGGAAACGGACTTGCTAACAAA ACGATAGCACAAGCCGTGGGAGATTGGTTTTTCGACCGGAGCGAGTTCCAGGAGATGGACATGCTCAATGACTTGCCACGGAACTGCACTGGCTTCGACGACCAACCTACTTTGGAGAAAAAGTGTAGGGATCATATTCATCATTAG